A stretch of Acidimicrobiales bacterium DNA encodes these proteins:
- the mfd gene encoding transcription-repair coupling factor, which produces FESLTRGDYVVHEDYGIGKFVGVKRIKARSPSDGMEHQVDCILLDFQGSDKLALPVTDLGKLEKYSSEEGHVPVLSKLGGKSWDTLKEKTKKSIVKLAKDLIELYARRSVVPGYPFAPDSPLQKEFEEAFEFDLTPDQAKAVADTKGDMERPKPMDRLICGDVGFGKTEVAIRAAFKAMQEGKQVAVLVPTTLLAQQHFQTFSDRFASYPVRVEVLSRFLTAGQARVVADGVRTGEVDCVIGTHRLLSGDVEFKDLGLLVVDEEQRFGVGHKEKIKALKSDIDVLTLSATPIPRTLEMSLTGIRDLTLLHTPPAERQPILTYVGEYDERAVSEAIRRELLREGQVFFVHNRVRDIERTAAQLRDLVPEARVAVAHGQMDEGTLEQVVFDFWEGRFDVLVCTTIIESGIDMPTVNTLVVDRADRLGLGQLHQLRGRVGRAGQRAYAYLFHPVDMALSEEAYERLKTIGEATELGSGFRIAMRDLEIRGAGTLLGTGQSGHIAAVGYDLYCQMVSEAVAELKGEEAREPAEVKLDLPLDAHLPATYVPREDLRLEAYRRLATVTSQAEVDDIRAEWEDRYGPVPEPAAQLLEIARLRAECHRIGAREVNVTKGPAFGGPAHTARVSPLVLKQSQQLRLQRLFRGAVYKEDQELLVLPVPKTPDLAGTLVDLLRQLVPAA; this is translated from the coding sequence TTCGAGTCGCTGACCCGCGGCGACTACGTGGTCCACGAGGACTACGGCATCGGCAAGTTCGTCGGGGTCAAGCGCATCAAGGCCCGCTCCCCGTCGGACGGCATGGAGCACCAGGTCGACTGCATCCTGCTCGACTTCCAGGGCAGCGACAAGCTGGCCCTGCCGGTCACCGACCTCGGCAAGCTGGAGAAGTACTCCTCCGAGGAGGGGCACGTGCCCGTCCTCTCCAAGCTGGGCGGCAAGAGCTGGGACACCCTCAAGGAGAAGACCAAGAAGTCCATCGTCAAGCTGGCGAAGGACCTCATCGAGCTCTACGCCCGCCGCAGCGTGGTGCCAGGCTACCCCTTCGCCCCGGACTCGCCCCTGCAGAAGGAGTTCGAGGAGGCCTTCGAGTTCGACCTCACGCCGGACCAGGCCAAGGCCGTGGCCGACACCAAGGGCGACATGGAGCGTCCCAAGCCCATGGACCGGCTCATCTGCGGCGACGTGGGCTTCGGCAAGACCGAGGTGGCCATCCGGGCTGCCTTCAAGGCGATGCAGGAGGGCAAGCAGGTGGCGGTGCTGGTGCCGACCACCCTCCTGGCCCAGCAGCACTTCCAGACCTTCTCCGACCGCTTCGCCAGCTACCCGGTGCGGGTCGAGGTCCTGAGCCGGTTCCTGACCGCGGGCCAGGCCCGGGTCGTGGCCGACGGGGTCCGCACCGGCGAGGTGGACTGCGTGATCGGCACCCACCGCCTGCTCTCCGGCGACGTGGAGTTCAAGGACCTGGGCCTGCTGGTGGTGGACGAGGAGCAGCGCTTCGGGGTGGGCCACAAGGAGAAGATCAAGGCCCTCAAGAGCGACATCGACGTGCTCACCCTGTCGGCCACGCCCATCCCCCGGACCCTGGAGATGAGCCTCACCGGCATCCGGGACCTGACCCTGCTCCACACCCCGCCGGCCGAGCGCCAGCCCATCCTCACCTACGTGGGCGAGTACGACGAGCGGGCCGTGTCGGAGGCCATCCGCCGGGAGCTGCTGCGCGAGGGCCAGGTGTTCTTCGTGCACAACCGGGTCCGGGACATCGAGCGCACCGCGGCCCAGCTCCGGGACCTGGTGCCCGAGGCCCGGGTGGCGGTGGCCCACGGCCAGATGGACGAGGGCACCCTGGAGCAGGTGGTGTTCGACTTCTGGGAGGGCCGCTTCGACGTCCTGGTGTGCACCACCATCATCGAGTCCGGCATCGACATGCCCACGGTCAACACCCTGGTGGTGGACCGGGCCGACCGGCTGGGCCTGGGCCAGCTCCACCAGCTCCGGGGCCGGGTGGGCCGGGCCGGCCAGCGGGCGTATGCGTACCTGTTCCACCCGGTCGACATGGCCCTGTCCGAGGAGGCCTACGAGCGGCTCAAGACCATCGGCGAGGCCACCGAGCTGGGCTCGGGGTTCCGCATCGCCATGCGCGACCTGGAGATCCGGGGGGCCGGGACCCTGCTGGGCACCGGCCAGTCGGGCCACATCGCCGCCGTGGGCTACGACCTCTACTGCCAGATGGTGTCCGAGGCGGTGGCCGAGCTGAAGGGCGAGGAGGCCCGGGAACCGGCCGAGGTGAAGCTGGACCTGCCCCTCGACGCCCACCTGCCCGCCACCTACGTGCCCCGGGAGGACCTGCGCCTGGAGGCCTACCGGCGGCTGGCCACCGTCACCTCGCAGGCCGAGGTCGACGACATCCGGGCCGAGTGGGAGGACCGCTACGGCCCGGTGCCCGAGCCCGCGGCCCAGCTCCTGGAGATCGCCCGCCTGCGGGCCGAGTGCCACCGCATCGGCGCCCGGGAGGTGAACGTCACCAAGGGCCCGGCCTTCGGGGGCCCGGCCCACACCGCCCGGGTGTCGCCGCTGGTGCTCAAGCAGAGCCAGCAGCTGCGGCTCCAGCGCCTGTTCCGGGGCGCGGTCTACAAGGAGGACCAGGAGCTCCTGGTGCTGCCCGTGCCCAAGACGCCGGACCTGGCCGGCACCCTGGTCGACCTCCTGCGCCAGCTCGTCCCGGCGGCCTGA